In one window of Haloimpatiens sp. FM7315 DNA:
- the rlmD gene encoding 23S rRNA (uracil(1939)-C(5))-methyltransferase RlmD yields the protein MFNEIPVKKNEEYTLEIKAMGFEGEGIGKIDDFTVFIKGAIEGEKVRVKIINVKKSYGHGKLLEIIEPSEKRAAPICPIYEKCGGCSLQHLNYKSQLEFKRNRVKDVLERVGKLKEVKVHETLGMENPYRYRNKVQLPVGEDKEGNIKIGFYASRSHNIVNMDTCYIQQEIVDKIVTLIKNWMNKYNIKPYNEVNHSGLIRHIMVRNGFKTGELMVVIVTNGDKLPEKQELVKSLVDNINGIHSVIQNINTKNTNVILGSKCKTLWGQGEITDYIGEYKFNISPLSFFQVNPLQTEVLYRKALEYADLKGNEVVFDAYCGTGSISLFLSKNAKLVYGVEIVPEAIENAIENAKLNEITNAEFIVGKSEVEIPKLIEKGINPDVVVVDPPRKGCEKSLIEAICKSSPKRVVYVSCDPATLARDLACFKDLGYIAQEVQPVDMFSQTAHVENVTLIVKNSDI from the coding sequence GTGTTTAATGAAATTCCAGTAAAGAAAAATGAAGAATATACATTAGAAATAAAGGCAATGGGATTTGAGGGGGAAGGTATAGGTAAAATTGATGATTTTACTGTTTTTATAAAGGGCGCTATTGAAGGGGAGAAAGTAAGAGTAAAAATTATAAATGTAAAAAAGAGTTATGGACACGGAAAACTACTAGAAATAATTGAGCCCTCAGAAAAGAGAGCAGCTCCTATTTGCCCTATATATGAAAAATGCGGTGGTTGCAGTTTACAACATTTAAACTATAAATCTCAATTAGAATTTAAAAGAAATAGGGTAAAAGATGTACTTGAAAGAGTCGGAAAATTAAAAGAAGTTAAAGTTCATGAAACCCTTGGAATGGAAAATCCTTATAGGTACAGAAATAAAGTTCAACTTCCTGTAGGAGAAGATAAAGAAGGCAATATAAAAATTGGCTTCTATGCTTCAAGAAGTCATAATATAGTTAACATGGATACATGCTATATACAGCAGGAAATTGTTGATAAAATAGTGACTTTAATAAAAAATTGGATGAACAAATACAACATAAAGCCATATAATGAAGTTAATCACTCTGGATTAATAAGACATATTATGGTGAGAAATGGTTTTAAAACTGGTGAACTCATGGTTGTTATTGTGACTAATGGTGATAAGTTACCTGAAAAACAAGAGCTTGTAAAATCTCTTGTGGATAATATTAATGGAATCCACAGTGTAATTCAAAATATAAACACTAAAAATACAAATGTTATTTTAGGATCTAAATGTAAAACTCTATGGGGACAAGGGGAGATAACTGATTATATAGGAGAGTATAAGTTTAACATATCACCTTTATCATTTTTTCAGGTTAATCCACTTCAGACAGAAGTTTTATATAGAAAAGCTTTAGAGTATGCAGATTTAAAAGGAAATGAAGTAGTCTTTGATGCTTATTGTGGTACAGGATCTATTTCCCTATTTTTATCTAAAAATGCAAAATTGGTTTACGGAGTAGAGATTGTCCCTGAAGCTATAGAAAATGCCATAGAAAATGCTAAGTTAAATGAAATTACAAATGCAGAATTTATTGTGGGAAAATCAGAAGTTGAAATACCAAAGCTTATAGAAAAAGGAATAAATCCTGATGTAGTAGTGGTAGATCCTCCAAGAAAGGGCTGTGAGAAGAGTTTAATAGAGGCAATTTGTAAAAGCAGTCCTAAGAGGGTAGTATATGTTTCCTGTGATCCTGCAACTTTAGCTAGGGATTTAGCTTGCTTTAAAGACTTAGGTTACATAGCTCAGGAAGTTCAGCCTGTAGATATGTTCAGTCAAACTGCACATGTGGAAAATGTTACACTTATTGTAAAAAATAGCGATATATGA
- a CDS encoding alpha/beta hydrolase, translating to MAFQKVFKKSEDFSGNALKYLEILENTIKPYIDENYRTNPAPHNTSLIGYSLGGLASLYAIYNFKSFGKIASISGSLWYENWINFITSNSPINPSLKIYLSLGKDEEKSKNPRIRSVSTCTNETLSILQHKLISENNITLEWNEGGHFKDVEERFEKAILWLMK from the coding sequence TTGGCCTTCCAAAAAGTCTTTAAAAAATCTGAAGATTTCTCAGGGAATGCTCTAAAATACCTTGAAATTTTAGAAAATACAATAAAACCATATATTGATGAAAATTATAGGACAAATCCTGCCCCACATAATACTTCACTTATTGGATATTCTCTCGGTGGTCTTGCTTCTCTATATGCTATTTATAATTTTAAAAGTTTTGGTAAAATAGCAAGCATTTCCGGCTCTCTTTGGTATGAAAATTGGATTAACTTTATAACTTCAAATTCTCCAATAAACCCTTCCCTTAAAATATATTTATCCCTTGGAAAAGATGAAGAGAAAAGCAAAAATCCTAGAATAAGATCTGTTAGCACCTGCACCAATGAAACTCTTTCCATCCTTCAACATAAGCTTATATCTGAAAATAATATAACATTAGAATGGAATGAAGGCGGACATTTCAAAGATGTAGAAGAGAGATTTGAAAAAGCCATATTGTGGCTTATGAAATAG
- the rlmD gene encoding 23S rRNA (uracil(1939)-C(5))-methyltransferase RlmD, which translates to MNTQVTKDFNTKEDSKVKAICPKYKECGACEKLHIPYEKQLKDKEYEVKDLLGKGIKVHPVIGMKSPNHYRNKVHAVFQKERNGKIISGVYKPGTHKVIPVEKCYIEDEKADEIIMTITNFLKSFKIEPYDEDRGYGLLRHVLIRKGFSTGEIMVVLVVSSFVFPSKNNFVKELLKIHPEITTIVLNLNNKKTSMVLGDKEKVIYGKGYIEDSLLGCTFRISSRSFYQVNPIQTEVLYKKAIELANFTGKEKVIDTYCGIGTIGIILSKKVRKVIGVELNSDAVRDAIDNARLNRRYNARFYKADAGDFMAEMARRGERADVVIMDPPRSGSSEKFMDSLAKIFPKKVVYISCNPETLARDLKYMARLGLKAKEAWPVDMFPQTSHVETVVKLTHKNADGFINVKMEYDESIDRLPNRVTYAMIQEYVESKYGFKVHTAYIAEVKRSLGLPMYDAPNSVEELKYPHQSAPAHKVEAIKDALKHFEVI; encoded by the coding sequence ATAAATACCCAAGTTACAAAAGATTTTAATACAAAAGAGGATAGTAAAGTTAAGGCAATATGCCCTAAATACAAAGAGTGTGGAGCCTGCGAAAAATTACATATACCTTACGAAAAGCAGTTAAAGGATAAAGAATATGAAGTTAAGGATTTATTGGGAAAAGGTATAAAGGTTCATCCTGTAATAGGAATGAAAAGCCCTAACCATTATAGAAATAAAGTTCATGCTGTTTTTCAAAAGGAGAGAAATGGCAAGATAATATCAGGTGTTTATAAGCCAGGGACTCATAAGGTAATTCCCGTAGAAAAATGTTATATTGAGGATGAAAAAGCAGATGAAATAATTATGACTATAACTAATTTCTTAAAATCTTTTAAGATTGAACCCTATGATGAAGATAGGGGCTATGGACTTTTAAGACATGTGCTAATCAGAAAAGGATTTTCTACAGGTGAGATTATGGTGGTTTTAGTGGTTTCTTCATTTGTATTTCCATCTAAAAATAATTTCGTAAAGGAACTTTTAAAAATACATCCAGAGATAACTACTATTGTACTAAATTTAAATAATAAAAAGACTAGCATGGTTCTTGGAGATAAGGAAAAAGTTATATATGGTAAAGGATATATTGAGGATTCACTTTTAGGCTGTACTTTTAGGATTTCATCTAGATCTTTTTATCAGGTAAATCCTATACAAACAGAAGTACTTTATAAAAAAGCCATTGAACTTGCAAATTTTACTGGAAAGGAAAAGGTTATTGATACTTATTGTGGCATTGGAACTATTGGAATTATATTGAGTAAAAAAGTTCGAAAGGTCATAGGAGTGGAATTAAATTCTGATGCAGTAAGAGATGCTATAGATAATGCAAGGTTAAACAGAAGATATAATGCAAGGTTTTATAAAGCTGATGCTGGTGATTTTATGGCTGAAATGGCTAGAAGAGGGGAAAGAGCTGATGTAGTTATTATGGACCCTCCAAGAAGCGGAAGCAGCGAAAAGTTTATGGATTCCTTAGCAAAAATCTTTCCAAAGAAGGTTGTTTATATTTCTTGTAATCCTGAGACTTTGGCAAGGGATTTAAAGTATATGGCTAGATTGGGACTTAAAGCTAAAGAAGCATGGCCGGTTGATATGTTCCCTCAGACATCACATGTCGAGACGGTAGTCAAATTAACCCACAAAAATGCAGATGGTTTTATCAATGTAAAAATGGAGTATGATGAGAGTATTGATAGATTACCGAATCGAGTTACTTATGCAATGATACAGGAATATGTAGAGAGTAAATACGGATTTAAAGTGCATACAGCTTATATTGCTGAGGTTAAGCGTTCACTTGGTTTACCTATGTATGACGCACCTAATTCAGTCGAAGAACTAAAGTACCCACATCAATCAGCACCAGCACATAAGGTAGAAGCAATTAAGGATGCTTTGAAACACTTTGAGGTTATATAG